The Diaphorobacter ruginosibacter genome contains a region encoding:
- the rfbD gene encoding dTDP-4-dehydrorhamnose reductase — MKILLLGKGGQVGWELQRSLGLLGEVTALDFDSTGHCGDFSRPDDVAATVRALRPDVIVNAAAHTAVDKAESEPEFARRLNATTPGRIAQEAAQMGAMLVHYSTDYVFDGSGERPWTESDATGPLSVYGRTKLEGEELIRQSGARHLILRTSWVFAARGGNFAKTMLRLAQERDRLTVIDDQFGAPTGADLLADVTAHGIRHLQQHPEDAGLYHCVAGGVTTWFDYARFVISEAQKIQPELQIKASDIAPVPTSAFPTPAARPHNSRLDTSKLQSTFGLTLPHWQHGVRRMLTEIL, encoded by the coding sequence ATGAAGATTCTTCTGCTGGGCAAGGGTGGTCAGGTCGGCTGGGAGCTGCAGCGCAGCCTGGGCCTGCTGGGTGAGGTGACCGCACTGGACTTCGACAGCACCGGGCATTGCGGTGATTTCTCGCGCCCCGATGATGTGGCGGCCACGGTGCGCGCCCTGCGGCCCGATGTGATCGTGAACGCTGCCGCGCACACGGCGGTGGACAAGGCCGAGAGCGAGCCCGAGTTCGCGCGCAGGCTCAATGCCACGACGCCGGGACGGATCGCGCAGGAGGCTGCGCAGATGGGGGCGATGCTGGTTCACTACAGCACTGACTACGTGTTCGACGGGTCGGGCGAGCGTCCCTGGACCGAGTCCGATGCGACCGGGCCGTTGTCGGTCTATGGCCGCACCAAGCTGGAAGGCGAAGAGTTGATTCGCCAGAGCGGTGCCAGGCACCTCATTCTGCGTACGAGCTGGGTGTTTGCGGCGCGTGGCGGCAATTTCGCCAAGACCATGCTGCGTCTTGCGCAGGAGCGTGACCGCCTCACCGTCATCGACGACCAGTTCGGTGCGCCCACCGGCGCCGACCTGCTGGCCGATGTGACCGCGCATGGCATCCGCCATCTGCAACAGCATCCGGAGGACGCGGGCCTGTACCACTGCGTGGCGGGCGGCGTGACGACCTGGTTCGACTATGCACGGTTCGTGATTTCCGAAGCGCAGAAGATCCAGCCGGAGCTGCAGATCAAGGCATCGGACATCGCGCCGGTGCCGACCTCGGCGTTCCCGACCCCCGCGGCGCGCCCCCACAACTCGCGCCTTGACACCTCGAAGCTGCAGTCCACGTTCGGGCTGACATTGCCGCACTGGCAGCACGGTGTCCGGCGCATGCTTACGGAAATCCTGTGA